A window of Flavobacterium flavigenum contains these coding sequences:
- a CDS encoding 2TM domain-containing protein: protein MGKYADTERYYEAQERVKKIRKFYEHLTVYLLCNPIVIIVNLITSPGYLYFWFSLLGWGVAIVLHGLKAFDCFPFFSKQWEKRKIDEILEKENNRQKWE from the coding sequence ATGGGAAAGTATGCTGATACAGAACGTTATTATGAGGCCCAGGAAAGAGTGAAAAAAATCAGAAAGTTTTATGAACATCTGACAGTATATCTTCTCTGTAATCCAATTGTTATAATTGTAAATCTTATAACTTCGCCAGGTTATTTATATTTTTGGTTTTCCTTGCTGGGCTGGGGAGTTGCAATTGTTTTACACGGATTGAAAGCCTTTGATTGTTTTCCTTTTTTTAGTAAACAATGGGAAAAAAGAAAGATAGATGAGATTTTAGAAAAAGAAAATAATAGACAAAAATGGGAGTAA